From Echinicola soli, a single genomic window includes:
- a CDS encoding ATP-binding protein: MSKNNFNKQDNTAKLKLLSLVSHEIRTPLHGIIGLTEQLQDTPLSDDQKSLVDHLIHTERILMNLINDVLDYSKLKSAAFDIKLKPASVHTILDELKTLFAPLAAQKSLDLEVNIEVGAEYVLVDNLRLKQVLSNLINNALKFTDSGYIRLECKQTTSTNSDGHPMFRFTVEDSGSGIPEGKETSIFEAYGHSSESHNKNGTGLGLAISNMILNNLGSELHLSKPSASDTGAIFYFDLAMEPTETAPHTKKEQLTHQFEGTRALLVDDDPLVQKITTAMLEKEGISVKTSLSFKSALDCLSQVQPELIFIDLVLGETDGAELLGYLKESGIHSASFICMTASENSKDEILKLGFDAVLRKPFNRRALTRVLSQLSK, encoded by the coding sequence ATGAGCAAAAACAACTTTAATAAGCAGGACAATACCGCCAAACTGAAACTCTTATCGCTGGTAAGCCATGAGATAAGAACACCCCTTCATGGCATTATCGGGCTTACAGAACAGCTGCAGGACACCCCACTTTCCGATGATCAAAAATCCTTGGTGGATCACCTGATTCATACAGAGAGAATTTTGATGAATCTAATAAATGATGTCCTGGATTATTCCAAACTTAAAAGCGCTGCTTTTGACATAAAGCTCAAACCAGCCAGTGTCCATACCATTCTAGATGAATTAAAGACCCTTTTTGCACCTCTGGCAGCCCAAAAATCATTGGACCTTGAAGTCAATATAGAGGTGGGGGCTGAATATGTTTTAGTGGATAATTTAAGGCTAAAGCAAGTCCTTTCCAATCTAATCAATAATGCCTTAAAATTTACTGATTCAGGGTACATTAGGCTTGAATGTAAGCAGACTACTTCAACGAACAGCGATGGACATCCCATGTTTCGATTTACCGTCGAAGATTCCGGTTCTGGAATTCCAGAAGGTAAGGAAACTAGTATTTTCGAAGCTTACGGACATTCCTCGGAAAGCCATAATAAAAATGGAACAGGACTTGGGCTGGCCATTTCTAATATGATCCTAAACAATTTGGGAAGTGAGCTGCATTTGTCAAAGCCATCAGCTTCTGACACTGGTGCTATTTTTTATTTTGATCTTGCGATGGAGCCTACGGAAACAGCTCCTCATACCAAGAAGGAACAACTAACTCACCAGTTTGAAGGCACGCGAGCCCTGTTGGTAGATGATGATCCCCTCGTCCAGAAGATTACTACTGCCATGCTTGAAAAAGAAGGCATTTCCGTAAAAACATCCTTATCTTTTAAAAGTGCCTTAGATTGCCTTTCCCAAGTCCAGCCTGAACTGATATTCATAGATTTGGTCTTAGGAGAAACCGACGGCGCAGAACTGCTTGGTTATCTAAAAGAAAGCGGGATCCATTCAGCCTCATTTATCTGCATGACCGCCTCCGAAAACAGTAAGGATGAAATACTAAAATTGGGATTTGATGCAGTGCTCAGAAAGCCCTTTAATCGTAGGGCACTCACAAGAGTGCTCTCCCAGCTCTCGAAATAG
- a CDS encoding DUF4198 domain-containing protein, with amino-acid sequence MKTKFSILFALAIFANLGLATAHALWIETAVDGKKGKEQQVKIFYGEYGEGVIEKVDDWYSDVKEFELWLIDPQGNKTLLETSPSSDHFNASFTPSMDGVYRLQIGHSAKDLGGEYIYQFNTASQVWVGKAKETSVEGPKTDLALVMTSPDKGGLKNPLHFKVLFKGEAKEGVTVAVDGPTGWSKEYTTDTNGEIVVETPWKGQYIVEAVDTEETSGEHFGASYEFIWRCATQSIKK; translated from the coding sequence ATGAAAACGAAATTTAGTATTCTATTTGCCTTGGCGATTTTTGCCAACCTTGGATTGGCCACGGCGCATGCCTTATGGATCGAAACAGCAGTGGATGGCAAAAAAGGCAAGGAACAACAAGTGAAAATCTTTTATGGTGAATACGGAGAAGGGGTGATCGAAAAGGTGGATGATTGGTACTCGGACGTGAAAGAATTTGAGTTATGGCTGATCGATCCCCAAGGAAATAAGACGCTATTGGAAACTTCACCATCTTCGGATCACTTTAATGCTAGCTTTACACCAAGCATGGACGGTGTATATCGACTTCAGATTGGCCATTCAGCCAAGGATTTAGGAGGTGAATATATTTATCAGTTCAATACCGCTTCCCAAGTGTGGGTGGGTAAAGCTAAAGAAACTTCAGTAGAAGGTCCGAAAACGGATTTGGCCTTGGTGATGACTTCGCCTGATAAAGGGGGACTCAAAAACCCACTTCACTTCAAAGTCCTGTTTAAAGGTGAAGCCAAAGAAGGCGTAACAGTGGCAGTGGATGGTCCTACTGGTTGGTCCAAGGAATATACAACAGACACCAATGGCGAAATAGTAGTAGAAACGCCATGGAAAGGCCAATATATCGTAGAGGCAGTGGATACGGAAGAAACATCCGGTGAGCATTTTGGTGCTTCTTATGAATTTATCTGGCGATGTGCCACACAAAGTATTAAAAAATAG
- a CDS encoding DUF6686 family protein, with protein MNYCNPEVILMKNNFILTRCEHCGRIGLMYGQCMLSFSKVDFTGFCRYIDDLSFEGDHSPFYDGVDRIVIETYHMDIQFTLMEEEFYRLKSCLSDAQVQFQIEDLLKK; from the coding sequence ATGAATTACTGTAATCCGGAAGTCATATTGATGAAGAACAATTTTATCCTGACCAGATGTGAGCATTGTGGAAGGATAGGATTGATGTACGGCCAGTGCATGTTGAGTTTTAGTAAGGTGGATTTTACCGGGTTTTGTCGCTACATTGATGATTTATCATTTGAAGGCGACCATAGTCCGTTTTATGATGGAGTGGACAGGATCGTGATCGAAACCTATCACATGGATATCCAGTTTACCCTAATGGAAGAAGAGTTCTATAGATTAAAGAGTTGCCTTAGCGACGCTCAGGTGCAGTTTCAGATTGAGGATTTATTAAAAAAATAA
- a CDS encoding TonB-dependent receptor, translating into MKRIVLVLILLGIGQLVMAQSRGTINGYVKNEAGKPLPYASVILEGTSYGAASGEDGRFEFSAPAGSYTLDISAVGHATVYKRIIVQNGQSTALGTIILKETESELGEVTVTGERSEYKVDEPSGSLRLNEELIEVPQNIQVVTAQALKDQQVIDMSDGVLRNVSGATRLEHWGNLYARVNMRGSRAGAFRNGMNVTSNWGPLNEDMSFVETIEFVKGPAGFMMSNGEPSGIYNVVTKKPTGVSRGEVNLTMGSYDLYRGTLDLDGKLSKDGKLLYRLNVMGQTQNSFQDYTFTDRYSVAPVLSYQLDEKTKLTLEYVYQHVNMSNVGSAYVFSTEGYGIYDQSFTIAEPGLDPTKIDDHSVMANLQHDISDNWKVTAQLAYFNYQQEGSSMWLNSVDEEANLVRYVSIWDALNENAFGQVYVNGEVKTGAVNHRILAGFDVGTKEYIADWSQSHQLDSANGGYFNMNNPVYGVPVNGLPQFNRSKSLRQRANTTAITQSYSGFYVQDELGFFDNALRLTLAGRYTYVNQNSYGAVDEDSRITPRVGLSYSIDDQTSVYALYDQAFVPQTGVLKSGDPVKPITGNNVEFGAKREFFNGKWSTGLSLYRIFKNNQMVSDPENPTAQYSLLTQTTTQGVEFDARGEIIPGLIVTANYAYTDSEITDDERTGEFSQVGSPVPGFAKHIANGWLTYSIQNGVLEGFGVSAGFTYQADRTTWNWPGDNQLALPNYFKLDGGLSWENENLTIRANVFNILNEYLYSGSAYAAYYYYQAEAPRNARLSVGFKF; encoded by the coding sequence ATGAAACGAATTGTACTTGTCTTGATTTTACTAGGGATTGGCCAATTGGTGATGGCTCAATCTAGAGGAACTATCAATGGATATGTTAAGAATGAAGCAGGCAAACCTTTACCTTATGCTTCTGTAATTTTAGAAGGGACTTCTTATGGAGCCGCATCCGGTGAGGATGGACGTTTTGAATTTTCGGCTCCTGCTGGTAGCTATACCTTGGATATCTCTGCCGTAGGTCATGCCACAGTGTACAAGCGCATTATTGTGCAGAATGGACAGTCCACCGCGCTCGGCACCATTATCCTGAAAGAAACAGAGTCTGAACTGGGAGAAGTAACCGTTACAGGTGAAAGAAGTGAATATAAAGTAGACGAGCCATCAGGAAGTCTTCGCTTAAATGAAGAATTGATCGAAGTACCACAGAATATCCAGGTGGTCACAGCGCAGGCCTTAAAAGATCAGCAGGTAATCGATATGAGTGATGGGGTATTGCGAAATGTAAGTGGTGCTACGCGTTTAGAGCACTGGGGAAACCTCTATGCCCGTGTAAATATGCGTGGATCTCGCGCTGGAGCCTTCAGAAATGGCATGAACGTAACCTCAAACTGGGGGCCTTTGAATGAAGACATGAGTTTTGTGGAAACTATTGAGTTTGTAAAAGGTCCTGCAGGATTTATGATGTCCAATGGTGAGCCTAGTGGCATTTACAATGTCGTAACCAAAAAGCCAACAGGGGTAAGCCGAGGGGAAGTAAATTTAACAATGGGAAGCTATGACTTGTACAGGGGAACCCTGGACTTGGACGGTAAATTGAGCAAGGATGGAAAACTCCTTTATCGCCTGAACGTCATGGGGCAGACCCAGAATTCCTTTCAAGATTACACCTTCACTGATCGATATAGCGTGGCTCCTGTGCTAAGCTATCAGCTGGACGAAAAAACGAAATTGACCCTTGAGTATGTTTACCAGCATGTAAATATGTCAAATGTGGGTTCTGCCTATGTGTTCTCCACAGAGGGATATGGTATTTATGACCAAAGTTTTACCATTGCAGAGCCTGGTTTGGATCCTACCAAAATCGATGACCACAGTGTCATGGCCAATTTACAGCATGATATCAGTGACAATTGGAAAGTGACTGCACAATTGGCTTATTTTAATTATCAACAGGAAGGAAGCTCCATGTGGCTGAATTCTGTGGATGAAGAGGCCAATCTTGTCCGGTACGTATCAATATGGGATGCTTTGAATGAAAATGCTTTTGGGCAAGTCTATGTAAATGGTGAGGTGAAAACCGGTGCTGTAAATCACAGGATTTTGGCAGGATTTGATGTCGGAACAAAAGAATACATCGCTGATTGGAGTCAATCGCACCAGTTGGATTCTGCCAATGGTGGGTATTTTAATATGAACAATCCAGTTTATGGTGTACCTGTAAACGGTCTTCCGCAATTTAATCGTAGTAAGAGTTTGAGACAAAGAGCCAATACTACTGCTATTACCCAGTCTTACAGTGGTTTTTATGTTCAGGATGAGCTGGGATTCTTTGACAATGCCCTACGCTTGACGTTGGCAGGTAGATATACTTATGTTAACCAAAATTCCTATGGCGCCGTAGATGAGGATAGCAGAATTACGCCAAGAGTTGGTTTGAGCTATTCTATTGATGATCAAACATCGGTTTACGCCCTATATGATCAGGCATTTGTTCCTCAGACAGGGGTGTTGAAAAGTGGAGATCCTGTAAAACCAATCACTGGAAATAATGTAGAATTTGGTGCAAAGAGGGAATTCTTCAACGGAAAATGGAGTACTGGACTGTCACTCTACAGGATTTTTAAGAATAACCAAATGGTTTCCGATCCGGAAAATCCAACAGCCCAATACTCTCTTTTGACCCAGACCACAACTCAAGGCGTGGAATTTGATGCAAGGGGAGAGATTATTCCGGGATTGATCGTAACTGCAAACTATGCTTATACTGATTCTGAAATTACCGATGATGAGCGGACTGGAGAATTTTCTCAGGTGGGAAGTCCAGTACCAGGATTTGCCAAGCACATTGCCAATGGCTGGTTAACCTATTCCATCCAAAATGGAGTCCTTGAAGGTTTTGGTGTTTCAGCTGGATTTACTTATCAGGCTGATAGAACCACTTGGAACTGGCCTGGTGATAACCAATTGGCCCTCCCAAATTACTTCAAGCTTGACGGTGGATTGTCTTGGGAAAATGAAAACCTGACCATTCGCGCCAATGTATTTAATATCTTGAACGAGTATCTCTATTCAGGTTCTGCTTATGCTGCTTATTATTATTACCAAGCAGAAGCCCCAAGAAATGCTCGTCTAAGTGTAGGGTTTAAATTCTAA
- a CDS encoding acyltransferase family protein has protein sequence MSSIKYRPEIDGLRSIAVVPVILFHLGLSWITGGFYGVDVFFVISGYLITSIIVKNLDSGKFTFQDFWLRRVRRIMPALIGVILFCFLVFPFLIYEGDIKYMVLDGFAALFSVANFNAYINLGDYWGGRAETSFFLHAWSLSVEEQFYLAYPLILFLLHKWGQPFLKWVIAIVILSFGLYCYGVFFEMKAFPFNALSSNSVTFYMIPSRAWELGIGCITALLVKAGHREKYDQKTKAICSLIGLMLIVSSYLIPTDGDVSLIALLPTVGTGLFIFFANNEVFAGKILSNKPIVFIGKISYSLYLWHWPFCVLFHKYLSIKYAISETVSSVLIILLTTIFSILSYYLIEERTHHYNNAAKLVGGLAITILCFGGLYMQVIFKDLQAPFNYVDHYFNYYSINPELFHKRSDSIEVDDKDMKVNHYLTSRKSPEYNKGGLIIGNPEIENPEIVVIGDSHGCGWGKVLNEISDSLKTKTTFYVGDGMFMHFPIKDGKLPAQMPAINSFTDEQARAYGENVLKSIDDAKLVIITNRLTGSYPRTDEQMSYIEDFIRYSTETGAKVLLINQPPLLAIPPKRQLTPLLIYFGYRPNDENQYIDEFMPSSVNAYNKRLYKMAEKYKSASVFNSYDIYKNQQKGIWVIDKKDILYRDINHLSYQGTLKAKEGLYRHISGLLSPSSLYSNKTVTLTPQ, from the coding sequence ATGAGCTCCATAAAATACCGTCCTGAAATTGATGGATTAAGATCTATTGCAGTTGTACCGGTTATTTTGTTTCATCTAGGCCTAAGCTGGATTACAGGAGGCTTTTATGGTGTAGATGTTTTTTTTGTCATTTCAGGTTACCTAATCACTTCCATTATCGTCAAAAACTTAGATTCAGGTAAATTTACATTTCAAGACTTTTGGCTAAGACGGGTAAGGCGTATCATGCCCGCTCTCATCGGAGTCATCCTCTTCTGTTTTTTAGTCTTTCCTTTTTTAATTTATGAAGGTGATATCAAGTATATGGTACTGGATGGATTTGCTGCGTTATTCTCTGTGGCAAACTTTAATGCTTATATCAATTTAGGTGATTATTGGGGAGGTAGAGCAGAAACTTCCTTCTTTCTCCATGCCTGGTCATTATCCGTAGAAGAACAGTTCTATTTGGCATATCCTCTGATACTTTTTTTGCTCCATAAATGGGGACAACCATTTCTCAAATGGGTAATTGCCATTGTGATACTGAGCTTTGGACTATATTGTTATGGTGTGTTTTTTGAGATGAAAGCTTTCCCATTCAATGCGCTTTCAAGTAATTCCGTAACCTTTTACATGATCCCATCTAGAGCTTGGGAACTTGGCATAGGTTGTATTACGGCACTCTTGGTGAAAGCTGGACATCGAGAAAAATATGACCAAAAAACAAAAGCGATTTGTTCCCTGATCGGGCTGATGCTAATCGTATCATCTTACCTCATTCCTACGGATGGTGATGTGAGTTTGATTGCGTTATTACCTACTGTTGGAACTGGTCTATTTATCTTCTTTGCTAATAATGAGGTTTTTGCAGGAAAAATCCTCAGCAATAAGCCGATTGTATTTATTGGAAAAATTTCATACTCCCTGTATTTGTGGCACTGGCCATTTTGTGTTCTCTTTCACAAATACCTTTCCATCAAATATGCAATTTCTGAAACAGTCTCATCTGTTCTAATTATACTTCTAACCACCATATTTTCCATTCTTTCCTATTATTTGATAGAGGAACGAACCCATCATTACAATAATGCAGCAAAATTGGTCGGTGGACTGGCAATTACGATACTTTGCTTTGGTGGACTATACATGCAGGTGATATTCAAAGACCTCCAAGCTCCTTTCAATTATGTAGATCATTATTTCAACTATTACAGCATCAACCCTGAATTGTTTCACAAACGTTCTGATAGTATAGAGGTAGACGATAAGGACATGAAAGTAAATCACTACCTAACATCGAGAAAATCACCAGAATATAATAAAGGAGGGTTGATAATCGGCAATCCTGAAATAGAAAATCCTGAAATAGTGGTCATTGGAGATTCACATGGATGTGGTTGGGGAAAAGTTCTTAATGAAATATCCGACAGCCTAAAGACCAAGACAACGTTTTATGTGGGCGATGGTATGTTTATGCATTTTCCAATTAAAGATGGGAAGTTACCAGCCCAAATGCCTGCTATCAATAGTTTCACCGATGAGCAAGCCAGAGCCTATGGAGAAAATGTCCTGAAATCAATCGATGATGCCAAATTAGTCATTATCACCAACAGACTTACAGGCTCCTATCCCCGAACTGACGAGCAAATGTCATACATCGAAGATTTTATCAGGTATTCAACGGAAACTGGCGCAAAGGTACTCCTAATCAACCAACCTCCTCTTTTGGCTATACCGCCCAAAAGACAGCTCACACCGCTTTTGATCTATTTTGGATATAGACCAAACGATGAAAACCAGTACATTGATGAATTCATGCCAAGTTCTGTAAACGCTTACAACAAGAGACTGTATAAAATGGCTGAAAAATATAAATCAGCTTCCGTCTTTAATTCTTACGATATTTATAAAAATCAACAGAAAGGAATTTGGGTAATTGATAAAAAGGACATTCTCTACCGAGACATTAATCACCTCAGCTACCAAGGGACTTTAAAAGCAAAGGAGGGGCTATACCGTCATATTAGCGGCTTATTGTCCCCCTCATCTTTGTATTCTAATAAGACAGTAACCCTAACCCCGCAATAA